A genomic stretch from Deinococcus radiotolerans includes:
- a CDS encoding GNAT family N-acetyltransferase, with the protein MTALVRPVLPSDQRAVGDIAYATGLFGDSARIFFPAPALFRALWVAAYFRGAGFAGFVAEVDAQVVGYILGAPDGGLYRAGLRRAVPDVLAALPARGVLACLPYLGRAAVWHAPHADPARFPAHLHLNLLPDARGYRLGERLLRAHLDTLAGAGVPGVQLSTTSENEAALGLYRKLGFQVIHARATRMWRPWLGRETTQLVLGLDLRGWLEDPSGPA; encoded by the coding sequence ATGACCGCCCTCGTGCGTCCCGTCCTGCCGTCCGATCAGCGGGCCGTGGGTGACATCGCCTACGCGACTGGGCTCTTCGGGGACAGTGCCCGGATCTTCTTTCCGGCTCCGGCGCTGTTCCGGGCGCTGTGGGTGGCGGCGTACTTCCGCGGCGCGGGTTTCGCCGGGTTCGTGGCCGAGGTGGACGCGCAGGTGGTCGGGTACATCCTGGGCGCCCCGGACGGGGGGCTGTACCGCGCTGGGCTGCGCCGCGCCGTGCCGGACGTGCTGGCCGCACTTCCGGCGCGCGGGGTGCTGGCGTGCCTGCCGTACCTGGGGCGCGCGGCGGTGTGGCACGCACCGCACGCGGACCCGGCGCGCTTCCCGGCGCACCTGCACCTGAATCTCCTGCCAGATGCCCGGGGGTACCGCCTGGGAGAGCGGCTCCTGCGGGCGCACCTGGACACCCTGGCGGGCGCGGGCGTGCCCGGCGTGCAGCTCTCCACCACCTCGGAGAACGAGGCCGCGCTGGGCCTGTACCGCAAGCTGGGTTTTCAGGTCATCCACGCCCGCGCCACGCGAATGTGGCGGCCCTGGCTGGGGCGGGAGACCACGCAGCTCGTGCTGGGCCTTGACCTG